The Candidatus Eremiobacteraceae bacterium genome window below encodes:
- a CDS encoding CoB--CoM heterodisulfide reductase iron-sulfur subunit B family protein — protein MKVAFWPGCVSKGACPELYVSTGKVAEALGLELHELTEAPCTGAGVLSEQNPPLADSLNGLTLAMAEQQGATLMTICSTCQGVLSNHNYHFRKSPERLAAANVALADSGYQYRGTTTVKHLLWILVEDIGLDKIRSLVKHKLTGLKIAPFYGCYILRPQEYLGLKERPERATYLEQLIEVVGGEAVEYHGKSKCCGFPMVTMNRDKALTMGGNHILEAKEKGADLLVTPCPLCHLNLDAQQPDAAAVMHKVIDTPIFHLPQLLGLAFGYSPEELRLNHHVVSTTKALEKVELKV, from the coding sequence ATGAAAGTCGCATTCTGGCCCGGCTGCGTCTCTAAAGGCGCGTGCCCCGAACTGTACGTTTCGACCGGCAAAGTCGCCGAAGCGCTCGGACTCGAGCTGCACGAGCTGACCGAGGCGCCGTGCACCGGCGCCGGCGTGCTCTCCGAGCAGAATCCGCCGCTGGCCGATTCGCTCAACGGCTTGACGCTGGCCATGGCCGAGCAGCAAGGCGCGACGCTGATGACCATCTGCTCGACCTGCCAAGGCGTGCTTTCCAACCATAACTATCACTTCCGCAAGAGCCCTGAACGCCTCGCCGCCGCCAATGTCGCGCTCGCCGACAGCGGCTATCAGTATAGAGGAACGACGACGGTCAAACATCTGCTGTGGATCCTTGTCGAAGACATCGGGCTCGACAAGATCCGCTCGCTCGTCAAGCACAAGCTGACGGGCCTGAAGATCGCGCCGTTCTACGGCTGTTACATCCTGCGTCCGCAGGAGTACCTCGGCCTCAAAGAGCGGCCGGAGCGCGCGACTTACTTAGAACAGCTGATCGAGGTCGTCGGCGGCGAAGCGGTCGAGTACCACGGCAAGTCCAAGTGTTGCGGCTTCCCGATGGTGACCATGAACCGCGATAAGGCGCTGACCATGGGCGGCAACCACATCCTCGAGGCCAAAGAAAAGGGCGCCGACCTCTTGGTAACCCCCTGCCCCCTGTGCCATCTCAACCTCGACGCGCAGCAGCCCGATGCGGCCGCCGTGATGCATAAGGTGATCGACACGCCGATCTTCCACTTGCCTCAACTGCTTGGCCTCGCGTTCGGCTACTCGCCCGAAGAGCTACGGCTCAACCATCACGTGGTCTCGACCACCAAGGCCCTCGAAAAAGTCGAACTCAAGGTCTAG
- a CDS encoding alpha/beta fold hydrolase yields MYRRDFIRLLSAVPLLPRAKADDSRFDDALALVRRIQALDDASILPVGRTALYSHGRPTDTTVVLFHGFTNCPAQYALFAQRLHARGCNVLVPRLPEHGDVNRMTTRLERMTAEQVCALAMEAVDAARGLGRRLVVHGISLGGVLTAWLVTQRGDIDRCVALSPAFGIDHIWFPLSVYAAAWMRAMPPSRYAWWNPTLKEAITPSHAYPRYPLRALGECYKIGEWTLGAQAPLAGRARTQMIFALNPRDPAVNNSVPEQLSEHWRGTGMVSSSAAWLVGFPAMHDVIEPDNPNQCVAQCYPPLLDLILG; encoded by the coding sequence ATGTACCGTCGCGATTTCATCCGACTGCTTTCCGCCGTACCGCTGCTGCCGCGCGCGAAGGCCGATGATTCCCGCTTTGACGATGCGCTGGCGCTCGTACGCCGGATCCAGGCCCTCGATGACGCGAGCATCCTCCCCGTCGGACGGACGGCGCTCTATTCTCACGGCCGTCCGACCGACACCACGGTCGTCCTGTTTCACGGCTTCACCAATTGCCCGGCCCAATACGCGCTGTTCGCGCAGCGACTGCACGCGCGCGGCTGCAACGTGCTCGTGCCGCGCCTGCCGGAGCACGGCGACGTGAACCGGATGACGACCCGGCTCGAGCGCATGACCGCCGAACAGGTCTGCGCGCTCGCGATGGAAGCGGTCGACGCCGCCCGCGGTTTGGGCCGGCGGCTGGTCGTGCACGGTATATCGCTGGGCGGCGTGCTGACCGCGTGGCTCGTGACGCAGCGCGGCGATATCGACCGCTGCGTCGCGCTGTCGCCGGCGTTCGGAATCGATCATATCTGGTTTCCGCTCAGCGTCTATGCCGCCGCGTGGATGCGCGCGATGCCGCCGTCACGCTACGCGTGGTGGAATCCGACGCTCAAAGAAGCGATCACGCCGAGCCACGCCTACCCCCGCTATCCGCTGCGCGCGCTCGGCGAATGCTACAAGATCGGCGAGTGGACGCTCGGCGCGCAAGCTCCGCTTGCAGGGCGGGCGCGCACGCAGATGATCTTCGCGCTCAACCCGCGCGACCCGGCGGTCAACAACAGCGTGCCCGAGCAGCTCTCGGAGCACTGGCGCGGCACCGGCATGGTCTCAAGTTCAGCCGCCTGGCTCGTCGGCTTCCCGGCGATGCACGACGTCATCGAACCGGATAACCCTAATCAATGCGTCGCGCAGTGCTATCCGCCACTGCTCGATCTCATCCTCGGCTAG
- a CDS encoding TlpA disulfide reductase family protein, with translation MLREQFLFGLVAAVVGAKTPRAAVECDHNTTLPYDRPLEIKMRVLDGPDFALSKYAGYAVWLNIFATWCEPCVNEQPFIVRAATDRYEHGLRVVGINFRESDDTVRAYRTKYGISYPIAMDQTGGFTYALETGTTEKNVEFPAHLFFTRQGVLDCYVVGSMTDDEISHKLDVISGALPTPPPTPEPSNGGVL, from the coding sequence GTGCTGCGTGAACAGTTTCTGTTTGGGCTCGTAGCCGCTGTTGTCGGCGCGAAGACACCACGAGCGGCCGTCGAGTGCGATCACAACACGACGTTGCCGTACGATCGACCGCTCGAGATCAAGATGCGCGTTCTCGACGGGCCGGATTTCGCTCTCTCGAAGTATGCGGGGTATGCGGTCTGGCTGAACATCTTCGCCACCTGGTGCGAGCCGTGCGTGAACGAGCAGCCTTTCATCGTTCGAGCAGCGACGGATCGCTATGAGCACGGGCTTCGCGTGGTCGGGATCAACTTCAGAGAATCAGACGATACGGTGCGCGCCTATCGCACCAAGTACGGCATATCCTATCCGATAGCGATGGATCAAACTGGCGGCTTCACGTATGCGCTCGAGACCGGCACCACCGAAAAGAACGTCGAATTCCCGGCGCACCTGTTCTTCACGCGCCAGGGCGTACTAGACTGCTACGTGGTCGGGTCGATGACCGACGACGAGATCTCGCATAAGCTCGACGTGATCTCGGGAGCTCTTCCGACACCGCCCCCGACCCCAGAGCCTTCGAACGGCGGCGTCTTATGA
- a CDS encoding ABC transporter permease, translated as MRAAFDLRGFSAVLYKEWLHVLRDRGTLVLALMLPILQLLIFGYAINTRVEHIPTAYYDEDRGALALRALDSLRTSQQFDLVRKASSRPELERLIVAGKVHVAVDIPPNFTADVLAGRQGQIQVLIDGSDSSIAQQAYGASGLIGQALSAQLRPQPASVALIDVRPRMLFNPDLRSANFLVPGLIGLIMQLITIFLMALSIVGERERGTLDQLLVTPIGSTGLMLGKIVPYACIGFVDFLLVLLAMVYIFKVPIAGSVPLLLVLGACFLISALGLGLLVSTIAQTQLQAILLTFALTGPSVLLSGFFFERELMPPVMQWIGLFIPMTYFLEILRGIILRGAGLDALWPQVLAMCGLGLVLILVSSIRFARTTS; from the coding sequence ATGAGAGCGGCGTTCGATCTGCGCGGCTTCTCGGCCGTGCTCTACAAAGAGTGGCTCCACGTGCTGCGGGACCGAGGCACCTTGGTCCTCGCGTTGATGCTCCCGATCCTCCAGCTCTTGATCTTCGGTTATGCGATCAACACGCGCGTCGAGCACATCCCAACAGCCTACTACGACGAGGATCGCGGCGCGCTCGCTCTGCGGGCATTGGATTCGCTGCGTACGTCACAGCAATTCGACCTCGTCCGCAAGGCCTCGTCACGGCCGGAGCTCGAGCGTCTGATCGTGGCCGGCAAGGTCCATGTCGCAGTCGATATACCACCGAACTTCACCGCGGACGTGCTTGCCGGCCGGCAGGGTCAGATCCAGGTCCTGATCGATGGTTCGGATTCTTCGATCGCGCAGCAGGCGTATGGTGCGTCAGGCCTCATCGGCCAGGCATTGTCGGCGCAACTGCGCCCGCAGCCGGCGAGCGTCGCGCTCATCGACGTGCGGCCGCGCATGCTCTTCAACCCCGATCTGCGCAGCGCGAACTTCCTCGTGCCTGGGCTCATCGGCTTGATCATGCAGCTCATCACGATCTTCCTGATGGCGCTCTCGATCGTCGGCGAGCGCGAGCGCGGAACGCTCGATCAACTGCTCGTGACACCCATCGGGTCCACCGGCCTCATGCTCGGCAAGATCGTGCCGTACGCGTGCATCGGGTTCGTCGATTTCTTGCTGGTCTTGCTGGCGATGGTCTACATCTTCAAAGTGCCGATCGCGGGGAGCGTACCGCTGTTGCTGGTGCTCGGCGCGTGCTTCTTGATATCGGCCCTGGGGCTTGGCTTGCTGGTCTCGACGATCGCGCAGACCCAGCTTCAGGCCATCTTGTTGACCTTCGCGCTCACCGGACCGTCGGTTCTGCTGTCAGGCTTTTTCTTCGAGCGAGAGCTCATGCCGCCGGTCATGCAGTGGATCGGCCTGTTCATCCCGATGACGTACTTCTTGGAGATCCTGCGCGGCATCATCTTGCGCGGGGCGGGGCTCGATGCGCTGTGGCCGCAGGTGCTGGCGATGTGCGGGCTCGGCCTGGTGCTGATCCTCGTGTCCAGCATCCGCTTCGCGCGCACGACGTCATAA
- a CDS encoding ABC transporter ATP-binding protein: MNGAGPAIVAQGLTKRYGEQTVVRDLSFDVARGSIFGFLGPNGSGKSTTIKMLCGLVTPNAGRGSVDGFDVERQGDQVRAAIGYMSQQFSLYGDLTVDENLEFYGRAYNLDKARRERRKREVTELAGIGQYSHRLAAQLSGGWKQRLALATAFLHEPNVLFLDEPTAGIDPVARRDLWDLLFRLAETGVTLFVTTHYMDEAERCSRVGYIFNGELIALGTLEELRHLPGVQPAGTVRYAVHTVDVMPAFSAAKGLAYVKDVTIFGRDLHLVVAADVTPERLRSDLAAARAGIEGIERIEPSLEDVFVALTRSREFA; the protein is encoded by the coding sequence ATGAACGGCGCCGGCCCGGCGATCGTCGCGCAGGGGCTTACGAAACGCTACGGCGAGCAGACCGTCGTGCGCGACCTGAGCTTCGACGTCGCGCGCGGCTCGATCTTCGGCTTCCTCGGACCCAATGGGAGCGGCAAGTCGACCACCATCAAGATGCTATGCGGGCTGGTGACCCCCAACGCCGGCCGCGGGAGCGTCGACGGTTTCGATGTCGAGCGCCAAGGCGACCAGGTGCGCGCCGCCATCGGCTACATGTCACAGCAGTTCTCGCTGTACGGCGATCTGACGGTGGACGAGAATCTCGAGTTCTACGGACGTGCATACAATCTGGACAAGGCGCGGCGCGAGCGGCGCAAACGCGAGGTCACCGAGCTTGCGGGAATCGGCCAGTACAGCCATCGGTTAGCCGCTCAACTTTCCGGGGGCTGGAAGCAACGGCTGGCGTTAGCGACGGCGTTCCTTCATGAGCCCAACGTGCTGTTCTTGGATGAACCGACCGCAGGCATCGATCCAGTCGCGCGCCGGGATCTGTGGGATCTTCTTTTCAGGCTCGCGGAGACCGGTGTCACGCTGTTCGTGACGACGCATTATATGGACGAGGCCGAGCGCTGTTCGCGCGTGGGCTACATCTTCAATGGCGAGCTCATCGCGCTCGGCACGCTCGAAGAGCTGCGGCACTTGCCAGGCGTGCAACCGGCCGGAACCGTCCGCTACGCCGTCCACACGGTCGATGTCATGCCCGCGTTTTCTGCGGCCAAGGGCCTGGCCTACGTCAAGGACGTCACGATTTTCGGGCGCGACCTGCATCTCGTGGTCGCAGCAGACGTCACGCCGGAGCGCTTGCGTTCCGACCTGGCTGCGGCGCGGGCCGGAATCGAGGGGATCGAGCGGATCGAACCGTCGCTTGAAGACGTCTTCGTGGCGCTGACGCGCTCGCGCGAGTTCGCATGA
- a CDS encoding efflux RND transporter periplasmic adaptor subunit, producing MRTAAAACATLALPVLLALVACSRAQTSYSGTLQSESANVGSTVGGRIVAVLVSDGQRVKKGDAIVRFDPKDQKAALTQAQGQLAQAQANLADLLAGPRQQDIEKADAQAAQAQAVYQQALLTAPHQIAEASANLKQAQAAAAQAQHDADRARTLFYGGAISAQALDAALSATRQAHARLVSAQAQFEAARTGSVPQGIDAARQTYEAAAANAALVAAGTRPDQIQQARDAVKSARGLVGAAKARLAEMTVTAPADGIINDLDLRPGDLVAAGASVASVDEFVDPFVRVYVPQSMLGPMRVGQRVSVHSDALPKRSFDGHVEAIDSSAQFTPRDVQTAEDRADLVFGIKVRVSDPERVLRGGTTVEVSP from the coding sequence GAGAACCGCTGCTGCTGCGTGCGCGACGCTCGCCCTGCCCGTCCTGCTCGCGCTGGTCGCGTGCAGCCGTGCTCAAACGAGCTATAGCGGTACGCTGCAATCCGAGTCGGCGAACGTAGGCAGCACGGTCGGGGGGCGCATCGTCGCAGTGCTCGTGAGCGACGGGCAACGGGTGAAGAAGGGCGATGCGATCGTGCGATTCGATCCGAAGGATCAGAAAGCAGCGCTCACCCAAGCGCAAGGTCAGCTCGCGCAAGCGCAGGCGAACCTCGCCGACCTGCTCGCCGGTCCGCGACAACAAGATATCGAAAAGGCGGACGCGCAAGCCGCGCAGGCGCAAGCGGTCTATCAACAGGCGTTGCTCACCGCACCGCACCAGATCGCCGAAGCTTCGGCCAATCTCAAACAGGCACAGGCGGCAGCCGCGCAGGCGCAGCACGACGCGGATCGGGCGCGCACGCTGTTCTACGGCGGAGCGATATCGGCGCAAGCCCTTGATGCCGCGCTTTCGGCGACGCGCCAAGCACACGCGCGGCTGGTTTCGGCGCAGGCGCAGTTCGAGGCGGCGCGCACCGGCTCGGTGCCTCAAGGCATCGACGCGGCACGCCAGACGTATGAGGCCGCGGCGGCGAACGCGGCATTGGTCGCCGCCGGGACCCGGCCCGATCAGATCCAACAAGCGCGCGATGCGGTCAAGAGCGCACGGGGTCTGGTCGGCGCAGCCAAGGCCCGTCTGGCTGAGATGACCGTGACGGCGCCGGCCGACGGCATCATAAACGATCTCGATCTACGTCCTGGAGATCTCGTGGCGGCCGGCGCTTCGGTCGCCAGCGTCGACGAGTTCGTCGACCCGTTCGTGCGCGTCTACGTGCCTCAATCGATGCTTGGGCCGATGAGAGTAGGGCAGCGCGTCAGCGTGCACTCGGACGCGCTTCCCAAGCGCTCGTTTGACGGGCACGTCGAGGCGATCGACTCCAGCGCGCAGTTCACCCCGCGCGACGTGCAAACGGCAGAAGATCGCGCCGACCTGGTGTTCGGCATCAAAGTGCGTGTCAGCGATCCCGAGCGCGTGCTGCGCGGTGGCACGACCGTCGAAGTCAGCCCATGA